Proteins from one Drosophila gunungcola strain Sukarami chromosome 3R, Dgunungcola_SK_2, whole genome shotgun sequence genomic window:
- the LOC128262705 gene encoding protein BCCIP homolog: protein MSASKQKKLNTMEVDPNDEDSSSSEDDDDDEPHPDAYRGNEEVQIDFEGRAPVDPDAQGISQLLQRLFLRAHINCNQMADLIIAQNYVGSVICQCDDEGAESETDDENMVEDGTVFGITSVLNLTAKKDQPSIAQLRTYLLDRAKSHASEQVQQQLKALLDSEQRHVGFLVNERFINIPAQISVPLLQNLQQEMEAAKAKNMKFDFGTLLLLVKFYRKEAKKGKPAEDNYTNAEDELLSDRAKFSFEYSVASETDSGMSGDWLEGDAVMTPYRKLLVLEAKQLPQLIDDIQAFINGE, encoded by the exons ATGTCTGCTAgtaagcaaaaaaaactaaataccaTGGAGGTGGACCCCAACGACGAGGACTCCAGTTCCAGCgaggatgacgatgacgacgaaCCGCACCCAGATGCGTACAGAGGCAACGAG GAGGTGCAAATTGACTTCGAGGGTCGTGCTCCCGTGGATCCCGACGCCCAGGGAATATCACAGCTGCTGCAGAGATTGTTTCTACGAGCCCACATCAATTGCAACCAAATGGCGGATCTTATCATAG CTCAAAACTACGTGGGAAGCGTAATTTGCCAGTGCGACGACGAGGGTGCCGAAAGCGAAACGGACGACGAAAACATGGTCGAGGATGGCACTGTCTTCGGGATCACTTCCGTGCTGAATCTGACCGCCAAGAAGGACCAGCCCAGCATCGCTCAGCTACGAACGTACCTACTAGATCGTGCCAAGTCCCACGCTTCGGAGCAAGTGCAACAGCAACTGAAGGCGCTCCTCGATAGCGAACAACGTCATGTGGGCTTCCTGGTCAACGAGCGGTTCATCAACATACCAGCCCAGATCTCTGTGCCACTGCTGCAGAATCTCCAGCAGGAAATGGAAGCAGCCAAGGCAAAGAATATGAAGTTCGACTTCGGCACACTGCTGCTCCTGGTTAAGTTCTACAGAAAGGAGGCCAAGAAGGGAAAACCAGCCGAGGACAACTACACCAATGCTGAGGATGAGTTGCTTTCTGACCGGGCTAAGTTCTCCTTCGAGTATTCCGTGGCTTCCGAGACGGACTCTGGCATGTCTGGTGATTGGCTGGAAGGCGATGCCGTGATGACTCCCTACCGAAAACTTCTGGTCCTGGAGGCCAAGCAGCTGCCACAACTAATTGACGACATACAGGCCTTCATTAATggtgaataa
- the LOC128252896 gene encoding uncharacterized protein LOC128252896 isoform X2, with protein sequence MGRLTIWFLLGLTLLAVSNHVGFVNADVGPSESECRPYIEKAIHELKTDGVRDGSGELQSDQPRGDDDDDDDDEDAKSANDLDGDGIPDDEDDDIDGDGIPNDKDDDIDGDGIPNDEDEDIDGDGIPNEEDDDIDGDGVPNSKDEDIDGDGVPNHRDEDIDGDGKANHEDDDLDGDGTLNHEDDDLDGDGVPNSEDEDLDGDGKVNHEDEDLDGDGVNNDDDDDLDGDGKVNHEDEDIDGDGVKNEKDDDLDGDGTNNSQDEDLDGDGVPNEKDDDLDGDGILNEHDGDVDGDGVPNEHDHKDSGENADDDDDDDDEDEKEAVKKRSKREVDAAPVIDIEAPPSPAEEFPVEEEVVKEESAEEEAEVEAVKEQEPEEEAVQEQEPEVEAAEPEPVKQEEEKVESEEIKEEEKPAPVEEAEEEAVEPEVAPKEPETVQEDAVESEEAKDEPQADAAKETADDDDEDDDDTKPEDELLWEGIIPENRRSRQHITELLQLDEEFNAREKATDNVAEIILRDIKRIYENAVKPLETLYKYRDLSNRHFSDPEIFSKPLILFMGPWSGGKSSILNYLTDNEYTPNSLRTGAEPSPAYFNILMWGNETEVLDGTQLAADYTFSGLQKFGQGLEERLRGLKMKSKILEKVNIVEIPGILEVRKQVSRVFPFNDACQWFIDRADIIFLVYDPAKLDVGPETEAILDQLKGREYQTRIILNKADTVKPEELLRVQGALIWNISPLMSSAQPPLMYTTSLWTHPYQDGAPARLLLAQERAFLRDLRTAIDKRIEHKIASARRFAVRVRNHAKMVDCYLNTFNNHKTLFGNKKRIADDIIDHPQNYHIYEGLSTLTNISRYDLPDPEVYRDFFRLNPLYEFKKLRDTCTYFRGCPITKLDLAIAYELPELAGKYKKMSESALATIEAQQRDGDGGVLNQADPKKTS encoded by the exons TTGGGTTTGTCAATGCCGATGTCGGACCAAGCGAATCAGAATGTCGACCCTACATTGAAAAGGCCATACATGAATTGAAAACAG aTGGTGTCAGAGATGGATCTGGAGAACTGCAATCCGATCAGCCACGTGGggacgacgacgatgatgacgatgatg AGGACGCGAAAAGTGCCAACGACTTAGATGGAGATGGTATTCCCGATGACGAGGACGATGATATCGATGGGGATGGCATACCGAACGACAAGGACGATGACATCGATGGAGATGGCATACCaaacgacgaggatgaggacaTTGATGGCGATGGCATACCGAATGAAGAGGACGACGATATCGATGGGGATGGTGTGCCAAACTCCAAGGACGAGGACATCGATGGGGATGGTGTGCCCAACCATAGGGACGAAGACATCGATGGAGATGGCAAGGCAAATCACG AGGATGATGATCTAGATGGCGATGGTACCCTAAATCATG AGGACGATGATCTTGATGGCGACGGTGTTCCCAATTCGGAAGATGAAGATCTAGATGGTGATGGAAAAGTCAATCACG AGGATGAAGACCTTGATGGCGACGGCGTGAAtaatgacgacgacgacgatctGGATGGTGATGGCAAAGTAAACCACG AGGACGAAGACATTGATGGAGATGGCGTGAAGAACGAAAAGGATGACGATTTGGATGGCGATGGCACGAACAATTCCC AGGATGAAGATCTggatggtgatggtgtgccAAACGAAAAGGACGACGATCTGGATGGTGATGGCATCCTGAATGAGCACGACGGCGATGTGGATGGCGATGGAGTTCCCAACGAGCACGACCACAAGGATAGCGGTGAGAAtgccgatgatgatgatgatgacgatgatgaggaTGAGAAGGAGGCGGTCAAGAAGCGCAGCAAACGCGAAGTTGATGCTGCTCCCGTCATTGACATTGAAGCTCCTCCAAGTCCTGCCGAAGAATTCCCCGTAGAGGAGGAAGTCGTCAAGGAGGAATCTGCCGAGGAGGAAGCCGAAGTTGAGGCCGTGAAAGAACAGGAGCCCGAAGAGGAAGCTGTGCAGGAGCAGGAACCGGAAGTAGAGGCAGCCGAACCGGAACCAGTCAAACAGGAAGAAGAAAAGGTCGAATCCGAGGAAATTAAGGAGGAGGAGAAGCCAGCTCCAGTCGAAGAGGCCGAGGAGGAAGCTGTAGAGCCGGAAGTCGCTCCCAAGGAACCCGAAACCGTCCAGGAAGATGCCGTGGAATCTGAGGAAGCCAAGGATGAACCGCAGGCCGATGCTGCCAAGGAAACCgctgatgatgacgatgaagATGATGATGACACAAAGCCAGAAGACGAGCTTCTCTGG gaaGGAATTATCCCTGAAAACCGTCGCAGTCGCCAGCACATCACCGAGCTGCTCCAACTCGACGAGGAGTTCAATGCCCGCGAGAAGGCCACCGACAATGTGGCCGAGATCATCCTGCGGGACATCAAACGCATCTACGAGAACGCTGTGAAGCCCCTGGAGACTCTTTACAAGTACCGCGATCTGAGCAACCGCCACTTCAGCGATCCCGAAATCTTCTCGAAGCCACTGATTCTGTTCATGGGACCCTGGTCGGGTGGCAAGTCGTCCATCCTTAACTATCTGACCGACAACGAGTACACACCCAACTCTTTGAGAACTG GTGCTGAACCCTCTCCGGCCTACTTCAACATTCTGATGTGGGGCAACGAGACGGAGGTTCTCGACGGCACCCAATTGGCAGCGGACTACACCTTCTCTGGCCTGCAGAAGTTCGGCCAAGGATTGGAGGAGCGACTGCGGGGCCTGAAGATGAAGAGCAAGATCCTCGAGAAG GTCAACATCGTCGAGATACCCGGCATTCTAGAGGTGCGCAAACAAGTGTCCCGCGTCTTCCCCTTCAACGACGCCTGCCAGTGGTTCATCGATCGTGCGGACATCATCTTTCTGGTCTACGACCCGGCCAAGTTGGATGTGGGTCCCGAGACGGAGGCCATTCTCGACCAGCTGAAGGGGCGCGAGTACCAGACGCGCATCATCCTCAACAAGGCGGACACCGTCAAGCCGGAGGAGCTGTTGCGCGTCCAGGGCGCCCTCATCTGGAACATCTCGCCGCTGATGTCCTCCGCCCAGCCGCCGCTCATGTACACGACCTCGCTGTGGACGCATCCCTACCAGGATGGCGCCCCGGCCCGCCTGCTGCTCGCCCAGGAGCGCGCCTTCCTGCGTGACCTGCGCACGGCCATTGACAAGCGCATCGAGCACAAGATCGCCAGCGCCCGCCGTTTCGCG GTGCGCGTGCGTAACCACGCCAAGATGGTGGACTGCTACCTGAACACGTTCAACAACCACAAGACGCTGTTCGGCAACAAGAAGCGCATTGCGGACGACATAATCGACCACCCGCAGAACTACCACATCTACGAGGGACTCTCCACGCTGACGAACATCTCGCGCTACGATCTGCCCGATCCGGAGGTCTACCGCGACTTCTTCCGCCTGAACCCGCTGTACGAGTTCAAGAAGCTGAGGGACACCTGCACCTATTTCCGCGGATGTCCGATCACCAAACTGGACCTGGCCATTGCCTACGAGCTGCCCGAGTTGGCCGGCAAGTACAAGAAGATGTCCGAGTCGGCTTTGGCCACCATCGAGGCCCAGCAGCGGGATGGGGATGGTGGGGTCCTTAACCAGGCCGATCCCAAAAAGACGAGTTGA
- the LOC128252974 gene encoding protein Abitram — protein MSVQSEDPLEPFYFEHEEQVICGQSVSPITDGYQEDYPSVVDRFFTRYYYFKGEVPYQVLYHSNRICLICLAPDHPAPGQGISSVNFDIGNVDRSQNVVKGKGKKGGMILQPESTLALLTTESGETYKVPSCIRGKLVEVNTALVEEPKLLEQLPEGAGFFAILLPKIENCDAIKASLLTQEQYEARLKHKKEVLPKIETSHDQQDSLSMEEPLR, from the coding sequence ATGTCAGTGCAATCTGAGGATCCGCTGGAACCCTTCTATTTCGAGCACGAGGAGCAGGTGATCTGCGGACAGTCGGTTAGTCCCATTACAGATGGCTACCAGGAGGATTATCCCAGCGTTGTGGATCGCTTCTTCACCAGATACTACTACTTTAAGGGAGAGGTGCCATACCAAGTGCTCTACCACTCCAATCGCATTTGCCTGATCTGCCTGGCCCCCGATCATCCTGCTCCAGGTCAGGGCATTTCCTCGGTGAACTTCGATATTGGGAACGTTGATCGCAGCCAGAATGTGGTGAAGGGCAAGGGCAAAAAGGGAGGTATGATCCTGCAGCCGGAGTCCACCTTGGCTTTGCTGACCACCGAGAGCGGGGAGACCTACAAGGTGCCCAGCTGCATTCGGGGCAAACTGGTGGAGGTGAACACCGCGCTGGTGGAGGAGCCCAAGCTCCTAGAGCAACTGCCCGAGGGAGCTGGCTTCTTTGCCATCCTCCTGCCCAAAATCGAGAACTGCGATGCAATCAAGGCGAGTCTGCTTACCCAGGAGCAGTACGAGGCGCGTCTGAAGCACAAGAAGGAGGTGCTACCCAAAATCGAGACCAGCCATGACCAACAAGACAGTCTCTCAATGGAGGAGCCTTTACGTTAA
- the LOC128252896 gene encoding uncharacterized protein LOC128252896 isoform X1, which produces MGRLTIWFLLGLTLLAVSNHVGFVNADVGPSESECRPYIEKAIHELKTDGVRDGSGELQSDQPRGDDDDDDDDGGLSAVDEKETIEIETVELDSTEDAKSANDLDGDGIPDDEDDDIDGDGIPNDKDDDIDGDGIPNDEDEDIDGDGIPNEEDDDIDGDGVPNSKDEDIDGDGVPNHRDEDIDGDGKANHEDDDLDGDGTLNHEDDDLDGDGVPNSEDEDLDGDGKVNHEDEDLDGDGVNNDDDDDLDGDGKVNHEDEDIDGDGVKNEKDDDLDGDGTNNSQDEDLDGDGVPNEKDDDLDGDGILNEHDGDVDGDGVPNEHDHKDSGENADDDDDDDDEDEKEAVKKRSKREVDAAPVIDIEAPPSPAEEFPVEEEVVKEESAEEEAEVEAVKEQEPEEEAVQEQEPEVEAAEPEPVKQEEEKVESEEIKEEEKPAPVEEAEEEAVEPEVAPKEPETVQEDAVESEEAKDEPQADAAKETADDDDEDDDDTKPEDELLWEGIIPENRRSRQHITELLQLDEEFNAREKATDNVAEIILRDIKRIYENAVKPLETLYKYRDLSNRHFSDPEIFSKPLILFMGPWSGGKSSILNYLTDNEYTPNSLRTGAEPSPAYFNILMWGNETEVLDGTQLAADYTFSGLQKFGQGLEERLRGLKMKSKILEKVNIVEIPGILEVRKQVSRVFPFNDACQWFIDRADIIFLVYDPAKLDVGPETEAILDQLKGREYQTRIILNKADTVKPEELLRVQGALIWNISPLMSSAQPPLMYTTSLWTHPYQDGAPARLLLAQERAFLRDLRTAIDKRIEHKIASARRFAVRVRNHAKMVDCYLNTFNNHKTLFGNKKRIADDIIDHPQNYHIYEGLSTLTNISRYDLPDPEVYRDFFRLNPLYEFKKLRDTCTYFRGCPITKLDLAIAYELPELAGKYKKMSESALATIEAQQRDGDGGVLNQADPKKTS; this is translated from the exons TTGGGTTTGTCAATGCCGATGTCGGACCAAGCGAATCAGAATGTCGACCCTACATTGAAAAGGCCATACATGAATTGAAAACAG aTGGTGTCAGAGATGGATCTGGAGAACTGCAATCCGATCAGCCACGTGGggacgacgacgatgatgacgatgatggtGGGCTATCCGCGGTTGATGAGAAAGAGACGATTGAAATTGAAACTGTCGAATTGGATTCCACAGAGGACGCGAAAAGTGCCAACGACTTAGATGGAGATGGTATTCCCGATGACGAGGACGATGATATCGATGGGGATGGCATACCGAACGACAAGGACGATGACATCGATGGAGATGGCATACCaaacgacgaggatgaggacaTTGATGGCGATGGCATACCGAATGAAGAGGACGACGATATCGATGGGGATGGTGTGCCAAACTCCAAGGACGAGGACATCGATGGGGATGGTGTGCCCAACCATAGGGACGAAGACATCGATGGAGATGGCAAGGCAAATCACG AGGATGATGATCTAGATGGCGATGGTACCCTAAATCATG AGGACGATGATCTTGATGGCGACGGTGTTCCCAATTCGGAAGATGAAGATCTAGATGGTGATGGAAAAGTCAATCACG AGGATGAAGACCTTGATGGCGACGGCGTGAAtaatgacgacgacgacgatctGGATGGTGATGGCAAAGTAAACCACG AGGACGAAGACATTGATGGAGATGGCGTGAAGAACGAAAAGGATGACGATTTGGATGGCGATGGCACGAACAATTCCC AGGATGAAGATCTggatggtgatggtgtgccAAACGAAAAGGACGACGATCTGGATGGTGATGGCATCCTGAATGAGCACGACGGCGATGTGGATGGCGATGGAGTTCCCAACGAGCACGACCACAAGGATAGCGGTGAGAAtgccgatgatgatgatgatgacgatgatgaggaTGAGAAGGAGGCGGTCAAGAAGCGCAGCAAACGCGAAGTTGATGCTGCTCCCGTCATTGACATTGAAGCTCCTCCAAGTCCTGCCGAAGAATTCCCCGTAGAGGAGGAAGTCGTCAAGGAGGAATCTGCCGAGGAGGAAGCCGAAGTTGAGGCCGTGAAAGAACAGGAGCCCGAAGAGGAAGCTGTGCAGGAGCAGGAACCGGAAGTAGAGGCAGCCGAACCGGAACCAGTCAAACAGGAAGAAGAAAAGGTCGAATCCGAGGAAATTAAGGAGGAGGAGAAGCCAGCTCCAGTCGAAGAGGCCGAGGAGGAAGCTGTAGAGCCGGAAGTCGCTCCCAAGGAACCCGAAACCGTCCAGGAAGATGCCGTGGAATCTGAGGAAGCCAAGGATGAACCGCAGGCCGATGCTGCCAAGGAAACCgctgatgatgacgatgaagATGATGATGACACAAAGCCAGAAGACGAGCTTCTCTGG gaaGGAATTATCCCTGAAAACCGTCGCAGTCGCCAGCACATCACCGAGCTGCTCCAACTCGACGAGGAGTTCAATGCCCGCGAGAAGGCCACCGACAATGTGGCCGAGATCATCCTGCGGGACATCAAACGCATCTACGAGAACGCTGTGAAGCCCCTGGAGACTCTTTACAAGTACCGCGATCTGAGCAACCGCCACTTCAGCGATCCCGAAATCTTCTCGAAGCCACTGATTCTGTTCATGGGACCCTGGTCGGGTGGCAAGTCGTCCATCCTTAACTATCTGACCGACAACGAGTACACACCCAACTCTTTGAGAACTG GTGCTGAACCCTCTCCGGCCTACTTCAACATTCTGATGTGGGGCAACGAGACGGAGGTTCTCGACGGCACCCAATTGGCAGCGGACTACACCTTCTCTGGCCTGCAGAAGTTCGGCCAAGGATTGGAGGAGCGACTGCGGGGCCTGAAGATGAAGAGCAAGATCCTCGAGAAG GTCAACATCGTCGAGATACCCGGCATTCTAGAGGTGCGCAAACAAGTGTCCCGCGTCTTCCCCTTCAACGACGCCTGCCAGTGGTTCATCGATCGTGCGGACATCATCTTTCTGGTCTACGACCCGGCCAAGTTGGATGTGGGTCCCGAGACGGAGGCCATTCTCGACCAGCTGAAGGGGCGCGAGTACCAGACGCGCATCATCCTCAACAAGGCGGACACCGTCAAGCCGGAGGAGCTGTTGCGCGTCCAGGGCGCCCTCATCTGGAACATCTCGCCGCTGATGTCCTCCGCCCAGCCGCCGCTCATGTACACGACCTCGCTGTGGACGCATCCCTACCAGGATGGCGCCCCGGCCCGCCTGCTGCTCGCCCAGGAGCGCGCCTTCCTGCGTGACCTGCGCACGGCCATTGACAAGCGCATCGAGCACAAGATCGCCAGCGCCCGCCGTTTCGCG GTGCGCGTGCGTAACCACGCCAAGATGGTGGACTGCTACCTGAACACGTTCAACAACCACAAGACGCTGTTCGGCAACAAGAAGCGCATTGCGGACGACATAATCGACCACCCGCAGAACTACCACATCTACGAGGGACTCTCCACGCTGACGAACATCTCGCGCTACGATCTGCCCGATCCGGAGGTCTACCGCGACTTCTTCCGCCTGAACCCGCTGTACGAGTTCAAGAAGCTGAGGGACACCTGCACCTATTTCCGCGGATGTCCGATCACCAAACTGGACCTGGCCATTGCCTACGAGCTGCCCGAGTTGGCCGGCAAGTACAAGAAGATGTCCGAGTCGGCTTTGGCCACCATCGAGGCCCAGCAGCGGGATGGGGATGGTGGGGTCCTTAACCAGGCCGATCCCAAAAAGACGAGTTGA
- the LOC128252982 gene encoding COX assembly mitochondrial protein 2 homolog produces MHTDLSAHLHTPACNQLIEELQACHKNNAFAKFVGICNSIDDKVVKCLKGERIARSAANRAKARERQAKYKEKLIQGESN; encoded by the exons ATGCATACGGATTTGTCCGCCCATCTGCACACGCCCGCCTGCAACCAGTTGATTGAGGAACTCCAGGCTTGCCACAAAAAC AACGCATTCGCCAAATTCGTGGGCATTTGCAACTCCATCGACGACAAGGTGGTAAAGTGTCTCAAGGGCGAACGAATTGCCCGCTCGGCCGCTAATCGCGCAAAAGCCCGCGAACGTCAGGCGAAATACAAGGAAAAGTTGATCCAGGGCGAGAGTAATTAG
- the LOC128262700 gene encoding putative aminopeptidase W07G4.4: MGIEKMLPCTLRLNKLMSQAGNDCLCIIDRDAVPNELKAAFEEHRSYDKSFDSSISCFKAPNVDQPVVYAPVSELTDYDDVRSYQEAAKQSMQKVLKAGFQNPLLYVPKVKRFPEAELCTVLGALEQLYVPIQLREAGSCKKSRVTELSVQINDPKAEEILKEALILEAGRFVARDIGVGDPERMTPIQVEKYIKPLFEKLNVNVISDSKVLEKEYPLFAAVNRAADAVERHRGRIIFLEYKPPKPARKTLMLVGKGVTYDTGGADIKAGGVMAGMSRDKCGAAAAAGFMQVVSKLQPDDIHVVAALCMVRNSVGEECYVADEIITSRAGLHVRIGNTDAEGRMCMTDALCRMKEMVVEQNLPDPHLFTIATLTGHAFISAGEGQSIAIDNSVAHREDHARKLQAAGQAFGEPFEVSVLRPSDFAFNAGKVIGEDLVQANNAPSVRTPRGHQVPAAFMIKASGLDKHGLDSKLPIKYTHIDIAGSAGEHPAMPTAAPLVSLVKTHLQK; the protein is encoded by the exons ATGGGTATCGAAAA AATGCTACCATGCACCCTCCGGCTGAACAAGCTGATGAGCCAGGCGGGCAACGACTGCCTCTGCATCATCGATCGCGACGCGGTTCCAAATGAGCTGAAGGCGGCCTTCGAGGAGCACCGCAGCTACGACAAGTCCTTTGACAGCAGCATCTCCTGCTTCAAGGCGCCCAATGTGGACCAGCCGGTGGTCTATGCCCCCGTTTCCGAGCTAACCGACTACGACGATGTGAGGAGCTACCAGGAGGCGGCCAAGCAGTCCATGCAGAAGGTGCTCAAG GCTGGCTTCCAAAACCCATTGTTGTACGTGCCCAAAGTTAAACGCTTCCCTGAGGCCGAGCTCTGCACAGTTCTTGGTGCCCTGGAGCAACTTTATGTG CCCATTCAACTGCGTGAGGCAGGATCTTGCAAGAAATCCCGCGTGACTGAGCTCAGTGTCCAGATTAACGATCCCAAGGCGGAAGAGATTCTTAAGGAGGCTCTGATATTGGAGGCCGGTCGCTTTGTGGCCCGTGACATTGGAGTTGGAGACCCAGAGCGCATGACACCAATCCAGGTGGAGAAGTACATCAAGCCGCTGTTCGAAAAGCTGAACGTGAATGTGATCAGTGACTCGAAGGTCCTGGAGAAGGAGTATCCCCTGTTTGCGGCTGTGAATCGGGCAGCAGATGCCGTGGAGCGTCACCGCGGTCGCATCATTTTCCTGGAGTACAAGCCCCCGAAGCCGGCGAGGAAGACTCTGATGCTGGTGGGCAAGGGTGTGACCTACGACACCGGTGGCGCTGACATCAAGGCCGGCGGAGTGATGGCCGGCATGTCGCGCGACAAGTGCGGAGCAGCCGCTGCCGCCGGATTCATGCAGGTGGTCAGCAAACTCCAGCCGGATGACATCCATGTGGTGGCAGCCCTGTGCATGGTCCGCAACTCGGTGGGAGAGGAGTGCTACGTGGCCGATGAGATCATCACCTCGCGAGCTGGTCTCCATGTGAGGATTGGGAACACCGATGCCGAAGGCCGCATGTGCATGACCGATGCTCTCTGCCGGATGAAGGAGATGGTCGTGGAGCAGAATCTCCCAGACCCGCATCTCTTCACCATTGCCACTCTGACCGGTCATGCTTTTATCTCGGCCGGCGAGGGCCAGTCGATTGCCATCGACAACAGCGTGGCCCATCGCGAGGATCACGCCAGGAAACTGCAGGCTGCTGGTCAGGCCTTCGGCGAACCCTTCGAGGTTTCCGTACTCCGTCCCAGCGACTTTGCCTTCAATGCCGGCAAGGTGATTGGCGAGGATCTGGTGCAGGCCAACAATGCCCCATCGGTGCGGACGCCTCGAGGACACCAGGTGCCCGCTGCCTTTATGATCAAGGCTTCGGGATTGGACAAGCACGGATTGGACTCCAAGCTGCCGATCAAGTACACCCATATTGATATTGCCGGCAGTGCCGGTGAACACCCAGCGATGCCCACAGCTGCCCCACTGGTTTCCCTGGTGAAGACCCATCTGCAGAAGTAA